One window from the genome of Haladaptatus paucihalophilus DX253 encodes:
- a CDS encoding dual specificity protein phosphatase family protein, whose product MPDEFDADGRPDVFVRPLGYVADEPVVRRIGARDLFIGNESAARPDCHDRYDRTFEYVLSASTEKQPLTTHHHPLIDGAGNEWRAFEAAVDTARRLFRRDGSLLVHCTAGVSRSSTLIAATLAAEEDREFHDALAIVQDARPHAMPNPALHELAVTYLAAKT is encoded by the coding sequence ATGCCGGATGAATTCGATGCGGACGGTCGGCCGGACGTTTTCGTCCGACCGCTGGGATACGTGGCCGACGAGCCAGTGGTTCGGCGTATCGGCGCGCGGGACCTGTTCATCGGGAACGAATCGGCGGCACGTCCCGACTGCCACGACCGCTACGACCGGACGTTCGAGTACGTCCTCTCGGCGTCGACGGAGAAACAGCCGCTCACCACGCACCACCATCCCCTCATCGACGGCGCGGGAAACGAGTGGCGCGCGTTCGAAGCGGCCGTGGACACCGCACGGCGGCTCTTTCGCAGGGACGGGTCCCTCCTCGTCCATTGCACGGCGGGGGTTTCGCGGAGTAGTACGCTCATCGCGGCCACGCTCGCCGCCGAGGAAGACAGAGAATTTCACGACGCGCTCGCCATCGTGCAGGACGCTCGGCCGCACGCGATGCCGAATCCGGCCCTCCACGAGTTGGCGGTGACGTACCT
- a CDS encoding CBS domain-containing protein, protein MSTNDRTRVKDMMSTPLKTIPSDATVSEAATVMRDNEISALVVTTSPRAIISSSDVLDVAADGLDPTEVRVADVMTEDVETVTPDLYMEEVAAMMTTFGIKHLPVVDEEYVGMVSSTDVAALLS, encoded by the coding sequence ATGAGTACCAACGACAGAACTCGTGTGAAGGACATGATGTCCACCCCGTTGAAAACCATCCCGTCGGACGCGACGGTTTCCGAAGCCGCGACGGTGATGCGTGACAACGAAATCAGCGCCCTCGTGGTGACCACTTCGCCGAGGGCGATAATCAGCAGTTCCGACGTGTTGGACGTCGCAGCCGACGGGTTGGACCCGACGGAGGTGCGGGTCGCCGACGTGATGACGGAGGACGTCGAAACCGTCACCCCCGACCTCTACATGGAGGAGGTCGCCGCGATGATGACCACCTTCGGCATCAAACACCTCCCCGTCGTGGACGAAGAGTACGTGGGAATGGTCTCGTCGACGGACGTTGCCGCCCTCCTCTCCTGA
- a CDS encoding DUF5804 family protein, protein MTRVLLVGSDEVELRAELFSRETARDALATYQLREPYGNCLELETISVGSATSLLNDLNWYLVRFVDEALVLDPSVSDEEWLSRKLAARVRDREVEAAETDPLLKVYGVVDGEFGAELVEPMYVARTVDGVPEYDLRDVDDTLVVRVTEDEFRA, encoded by the coding sequence GTGACCCGCGTCCTGCTCGTCGGTTCGGATGAAGTCGAGTTGCGCGCCGAACTGTTCTCCCGTGAGACGGCGCGCGACGCGCTCGCCACCTACCAACTCCGCGAACCGTACGGTAACTGCCTCGAACTCGAAACCATCAGCGTCGGCTCCGCGACGTCGCTCTTGAACGACTTGAACTGGTATCTGGTTCGGTTCGTGGACGAAGCGCTCGTCCTCGACCCGAGCGTGAGCGACGAGGAGTGGCTCTCCCGAAAGCTCGCGGCACGGGTGCGCGACCGCGAGGTGGAAGCCGCCGAGACGGACCCGCTGCTCAAGGTGTACGGCGTGGTGGACGGGGAGTTCGGCGCGGAACTCGTGGAACCGATGTACGTCGCCCGGACCGTCGATGGCGTCCCGGAGTACGACCTGCGCGACGTAGACGACACGCTGGTCGTCCGCGTGACGGAAGACGAGTTCCGAGCGTAG
- a CDS encoding PLP-dependent cysteine synthase family protein: MKSSILDAVGSPLVHVRSPEGATVAAKVESFNPGGSAKDRPALAMVEAAERAGKLQPGDRIVEPTSGNTGIGLAVVCAARGYDLTIVMPASKSPERRQLLKAYGADLELVDGNMESAKARADELTESADAVQLGQFENAANAEAHYRTTAEEIIEQVDGREIDAFVAGVGTGGTITGTASRLLEEYPDMEVVAVEPERNAVLSTGEPGEDEYQGMGPGFVSDLLDTDLLDSVERVALEDAEDECRRLTREEGILVGQSSGAASIAAYRVAERLARPELNCPEVPEEWQDGGKHDENEQVASDGGVGEEYDDCPLVVTVFPDSGERYLSTGMFD; the protein is encoded by the coding sequence ATGAAATCCTCCATCCTCGACGCCGTGGGGTCGCCACTCGTTCACGTCCGGTCGCCCGAGGGCGCGACCGTCGCGGCGAAAGTCGAATCGTTCAACCCCGGCGGGTCGGCGAAGGACCGCCCGGCACTGGCGATGGTCGAGGCCGCGGAGCGCGCGGGGAAGCTCCAGCCCGGCGACCGAATCGTGGAACCGACGAGCGGCAACACGGGCATCGGCTTGGCGGTCGTCTGTGCCGCCCGCGGGTACGACCTCACCATCGTCATGCCCGCGTCGAAGTCGCCCGAGCGCAGACAGCTTCTCAAAGCCTACGGCGCTGACCTCGAACTCGTGGACGGAAACATGGAGTCCGCCAAGGCGCGCGCGGACGAGCTCACCGAATCGGCCGACGCGGTGCAACTCGGCCAGTTCGAAAACGCGGCCAACGCCGAGGCTCACTACCGCACGACGGCCGAGGAAATCATCGAACAGGTCGATGGCCGCGAGATAGACGCCTTCGTCGCGGGCGTCGGCACCGGCGGGACGATAACCGGAACCGCCTCGCGCCTGCTGGAGGAGTACCCGGACATGGAAGTCGTCGCCGTCGAACCCGAGCGAAACGCCGTCCTCTCGACCGGCGAACCCGGCGAGGACGAGTATCAGGGGATGGGCCCGGGATTCGTCAGCGACCTGCTCGACACCGACCTGCTCGATTCCGTCGAACGCGTCGCGTTGGAGGACGCGGAGGACGAATGTCGGCGTCTCACCCGCGAAGAAGGCATCTTGGTGGGCCAGTCGAGCGGCGCGGCGAGCATCGCGGCCTACCGGGTCGCCGAACGACTCGCTCGGCCGGAACTCAACTGCCCGGAGGTCCCGGAGGAGTGGCAGGACGGCGGGAAACACGACGAGAACGAACAGGTGGCATCCGATGGCGGAGTCGGCGAAGAGTACGACGACTGTCCGCTCGTCGTCACCGTCTTCCCCGACAGCGGCGAGCGCTACCTCTCGACGGGAATGTTCGACTGA
- a CDS encoding thioredoxin family protein, translated as MESTEPNPEWDASEHSETIDAFESGLGELTYRVWGADWCGDCRSRLPDFFAALDAAGVEGEQIHVYEVDDEKVGELTEEYDVTLIPTIVVERAGEEIARFEEQEDRPAAEYVARELLESDALA; from the coding sequence ATGGAATCGACAGAACCGAATCCCGAGTGGGACGCGAGCGAACACAGCGAGACGATAGACGCCTTCGAATCGGGTCTCGGCGAACTCACCTATCGCGTTTGGGGTGCGGACTGGTGCGGCGACTGCCGGTCACGCTTGCCCGACTTCTTCGCCGCGCTGGACGCCGCGGGCGTCGAAGGGGAGCAAATTCACGTCTACGAGGTGGACGACGAGAAGGTCGGAGAACTGACCGAGGAGTACGACGTGACGCTCATCCCGACAATCGTGGTCGAGCGGGCGGGCGAGGAAATCGCCCGCTTCGAGGAACAGGAGGACCGACCGGCCGCCGAGTACGTCGCCCGCGAACTGCTCGAAAGCGACGCGTTGGCCTGA
- a CDS encoding thioredoxin domain-containing protein produces MTAPTERNRLDEEESPYLRQHADNPVHWQPWDDAALEAAKERNVPIFLSIGYSACHWCHVMEEESFEDEDVAELLNEHFVPIKVDREERPDIDAIYMSICQQVTGGGGWPLSAWLTPDGKPFYVGTYFPKRSQQGRPGFIDLLENVKNTWQENPEEMKNRGEQWTDAIEGELESTPEADDAPGPELLGSAAEQTVRTADREYGGFGRGGPKFPQPARLHLLLRAYDRTGATQYRDVAVEALDAMADGGMYDHIGGGFHRYATDRKWTVPHFEKMLYDNAELPRAYLAGYQLTGDERYAELVRETFASLEREMRHPEGGFYSTLDARSEDEAGNYEEGPFYVWTPSDVYEAVEDERDDDIDTETRADIVCERYGVTQSGNFEGKTVLTLTTDVPDLAEKYDVSEDEVRDVLADARHSMFEAREERERPPRDEKILAGWNGLLIAALAEGGFVLDEHYTDLAADALDFVREKLWDEADAKLSRRFKDEDVAIDGYLEDYAFLARGAFALYESTGNPDHLEFALDLARAIEREFWDAERETLYFTPESGERLVARPQELADQSTPSSLGVATDVLAVLSEFAPDEAFAEIPEAVLETHARTVESNPFQYATLVLAADRNATGSLELTVAGDELPEAWHDQLAETYLPMRVLTRRPPTEDGVAAWCEKLGVENVPPIWADRESAGEPTLYVCRSFTCSPPVTDIDAGLEWADDLAPE; encoded by the coding sequence ATGACCGCGCCCACCGAGCGAAATCGACTCGACGAGGAGGAGAGTCCGTATCTCCGCCAGCACGCCGACAATCCGGTGCATTGGCAACCGTGGGACGACGCCGCGCTCGAAGCCGCGAAGGAGCGGAACGTGCCCATCTTCCTCTCCATCGGCTACTCGGCCTGCCACTGGTGTCACGTGATGGAGGAAGAGAGTTTCGAGGACGAGGACGTCGCGGAGCTACTGAACGAGCACTTCGTCCCGATAAAGGTGGACCGGGAGGAACGCCCGGACATCGACGCCATCTACATGAGCATCTGCCAGCAGGTCACCGGCGGCGGCGGATGGCCGCTGTCGGCGTGGCTGACGCCGGACGGGAAACCGTTCTACGTCGGGACGTACTTCCCGAAGCGCTCCCAGCAGGGGCGGCCGGGGTTCATCGACCTCCTCGAAAACGTCAAAAACACGTGGCAGGAGAACCCGGAGGAGATGAAAAACCGGGGCGAACAGTGGACGGACGCCATCGAGGGCGAACTGGAATCCACGCCCGAGGCGGACGACGCCCCCGGCCCGGAACTGCTCGGAAGCGCGGCCGAACAGACCGTCCGCACCGCCGACCGCGAGTACGGCGGCTTCGGGCGCGGCGGACCGAAGTTCCCACAACCGGCGCGACTCCACCTGCTCCTCCGAGCGTACGACAGGACCGGCGCGACCCAGTACCGCGATGTGGCGGTCGAGGCGCTCGACGCGATGGCCGACGGCGGCATGTACGACCACATCGGCGGGGGATTCCACCGCTACGCGACCGACCGGAAGTGGACGGTGCCGCACTTCGAGAAGATGCTGTACGACAACGCGGAACTGCCGCGCGCGTACCTCGCGGGGTACCAACTCACGGGTGACGAGCGATACGCCGAACTCGTCCGCGAGACGTTCGCGTCCCTCGAACGCGAGATGCGCCACCCGGAGGGCGGCTTTTACAGCACGCTCGACGCCCGGAGCGAGGACGAGGCGGGCAACTACGAGGAAGGACCGTTCTACGTCTGGACGCCGAGCGACGTGTACGAAGCGGTGGAAGACGAACGCGACGATGACATCGACACCGAAACGAGGGCGGATATCGTCTGTGAACGCTACGGCGTCACGCAATCGGGCAACTTCGAGGGAAAAACCGTGTTGACCCTGACCACGGACGTTCCGGACCTCGCGGAGAAGTACGACGTGTCCGAGGACGAGGTTCGAGACGTGCTCGCTGACGCCCGCCACTCGATGTTCGAAGCGCGCGAGGAGCGCGAACGACCCCCCCGCGACGAGAAGATACTGGCCGGGTGGAACGGGCTACTGATTGCCGCGCTCGCGGAGGGCGGCTTCGTGCTCGACGAGCACTACACCGACCTCGCGGCGGACGCGCTCGATTTCGTCCGCGAGAAGCTCTGGGACGAGGCGGACGCGAAACTCTCGCGGCGGTTCAAGGATGAGGACGTCGCAATCGACGGCTACCTCGAAGATTACGCCTTCCTCGCCCGCGGCGCGTTCGCGCTCTACGAATCGACGGGGAACCCGGACCACCTCGAATTCGCCCTCGACCTCGCGCGCGCCATCGAACGCGAGTTCTGGGACGCGGAGCGCGAGACGCTGTATTTCACCCCGGAAAGCGGCGAGCGACTGGTCGCACGCCCGCAGGAGCTCGCGGACCAGTCCACGCCGTCAAGCCTCGGGGTCGCAACCGACGTGCTGGCCGTTCTCTCGGAGTTCGCACCGGACGAGGCGTTCGCCGAGATTCCGGAGGCGGTGCTCGAAACCCACGCCCGGACCGTCGAGTCGAACCCGTTCCAGTACGCGACGCTGGTGCTCGCCGCCGACCGCAACGCGACCGGCTCGCTCGAACTGACCGTCGCGGGCGACGAACTCCCCGAAGCGTGGCACGACCAACTCGCGGAGACGTACCTCCCGATGCGGGTGTTGACCCGGCGGCCGCCGACCGAGGACGGCGTGGCGGCGTGGTGTGAAAAACTCGGGGTGGAGAACGTGCCACCGATTTGGGCCGACCGCGAGTCTGCGGGCGAACCCACGCTCTACGTCTGTCGCTCCTTTACCTGCTCGCCGCCCGTGACCGACATCGACGCCGGACTGGAGTGGGCCGACGACCTCGCGCCGGAGTAG
- a CDS encoding DUF7522 family protein, translated as MSETGIDEEFAEEIATTCRTGIGDTLRSVIHFTPDGFDLLYLRSDLHGGDRDVAKERKSVFVENERLGFDTHETYRRLADEGFEPAIGEYELTIRAFSDGFVSRVIVGDHGVLLTSDSLHIADFEDVAVSLRTMLTHRFGSE; from the coding sequence ATGTCCGAAACAGGCATCGACGAGGAGTTCGCGGAAGAGATAGCAACGACCTGTCGGACGGGAATCGGGGACACCCTTCGGAGCGTCATCCACTTCACGCCGGACGGATTCGACCTGCTGTACCTCCGAAGCGACTTGCACGGGGGGGACCGCGACGTTGCGAAGGAACGAAAGAGCGTCTTCGTGGAGAACGAACGACTCGGCTTCGACACTCACGAGACGTACAGACGGCTCGCGGACGAGGGGTTCGAACCGGCAATCGGTGAGTACGAACTCACCATCCGCGCGTTCTCGGACGGCTTCGTTAGTCGCGTCATCGTGGGCGACCACGGCGTGCTACTGACGAGCGACAGCCTGCACATCGCGGACTTCGAGGACGTCGCGGTGTCGCTCCGCACGATGCTGACCCACCGATTCGGCTCGGAATAA